In Aureibaculum algae, the following are encoded in one genomic region:
- a CDS encoding 2Fe-2S iron-sulfur cluster-binding family protein: protein MEENTIKVTIIDRAGDTHNVDAPTDMNMNVMELVRVYELAPEGTIGICGGMAMCASCQCYIETPELELPEMSLEEEDMLDQAFHVKDNSRLGCQIYLKDELDGLIVELAPESEISE, encoded by the coding sequence ATGGAAGAAAATACAATAAAAGTTACCATTATAGACAGAGCAGGAGACACTCACAACGTAGATGCTCCAACAGATATGAATATGAATGTAATGGAACTGGTAAGAGTTTACGAATTGGCTCCTGAAGGTACTATTGGAATTTGTGGTGGTATGGCCATGTGTGCTTCTTGTCAATGTTATATCGAAACACCTGAGTTAGAATTACCAGAAATGAGCTTGGAAGAAGAAGACATGTTAGACCAAGCTTTCCATGTAAAAGATAATAGCCGTTTAGGCTGTCAAATTTATTTAAAAGATGAACTAGATGGGTTAATTGTAGAATTAGCACCTGAATCTGAAATAAGTGAATAA
- a CDS encoding NAD(P)/FAD-dependent oxidoreductase — MIKTDILIIGAGPVGLFTVFEAGLLKLRCHLIDALPIPGGQLAEIYPKKPIYDIPGYPSVLAGDLVKNLEEQIAPFEPTYTLGERAETIEKLEDGSFVVTTSKGTKHNAPVVAIAGGLGSFEPRKPPIKEIVDYEDKGVEYIIREPNFYKDKKIIIAGGGDSALDWSIFLTDIAKEVTLVHRRTEFRGALDSVEKVKELVKKGKIKLLTESEVIEIHGKDKVESVTVKNSTEGNKIVEVDHFIPLFGLSPKLGPIANWGLNIEKNAIVVDNATDYSTNIPGIYAIGDVNTYTGKLKLILCGFHEATIMVQSAYKLVNPDAKKLVMKYTTVSGVTGFDGVKKEQKKAITSKI; from the coding sequence ATGATTAAAACAGATATCCTTATTATTGGAGCGGGACCTGTAGGTCTATTTACAGTATTTGAAGCAGGACTTTTAAAATTACGTTGTCACTTAATTGATGCATTACCTATACCAGGAGGTCAATTGGCAGAAATTTATCCTAAAAAACCTATTTACGATATTCCTGGATATCCATCTGTATTAGCTGGAGATTTAGTTAAAAATTTGGAAGAACAAATTGCTCCTTTTGAGCCTACTTATACTTTAGGAGAACGTGCCGAAACTATCGAGAAATTAGAAGATGGTAGTTTTGTTGTTACTACCAGTAAAGGGACAAAACACAATGCACCCGTTGTTGCAATTGCCGGAGGTTTAGGTTCATTTGAGCCTAGAAAACCACCAATCAAGGAAATTGTTGACTATGAGGATAAAGGTGTTGAATATATTATCAGAGAGCCTAATTTCTATAAGGATAAGAAGATCATTATTGCTGGTGGAGGTGATTCTGCATTAGATTGGTCTATCTTTTTGACTGATATTGCTAAGGAAGTTACCTTAGTACATCGAAGAACTGAATTTAGAGGGGCTCTAGATTCTGTTGAAAAGGTTAAGGAGTTGGTTAAAAAAGGCAAAATAAAATTGTTGACAGAGTCTGAAGTAATTGAAATTCATGGAAAGGATAAAGTAGAATCTGTAACAGTGAAAAATTCAACAGAAGGAAATAAAATTGTTGAGGTTGATCATTTTATTCCACTTTTCGGATTATCTCCTAAATTGGGGCCAATAGCTAATTGGGGCTTGAATATAGAAAAAAATGCGATCGTAGTGGATAATGCTACAGATTATAGCACCAATATTCCAGGTATTTATGCCATTGGAGATGTAAATACGTATACAGGTAAGCTAAAATTAATTCTTTGCGGATTTCATGAGGCTACTATCATGGTGCAATCAGCATACAAATTGGTAAATCCGGATGCTAAAAAATTAGTGATGAAATATACTACGGTTTCTGGTGTTACTGGTTTTGATGGAGTTAAAAAAGAACAGAAAAAAGCAATTACTTCAAAAATATAA
- a CDS encoding glycoside hydrolase family 31 protein produces the protein MITNTELEIIGNQFPSKIVSYEKHIDTFNFFTENGVTLKVTILRDSVIRFRYSTTGIFENDFSYAITKYANSGYDILEIEENDDQYEITTEKLICRIKKENARISLFDAKDKTLIIDDEIGFHWEESYEHGGNVVKMSKKSRKGESYYGLGDKPTHLNLKGKRFQNWVTDSYAYGKDTDPLYKAIPFFTGLHAGKSYGIFFDNTFRSYFDFAHERKDVMSFWAQGGEMNYYFMYGPEMDKVVANYTDLTGKPHQMPPLWSLGFHQCKWSYYPESNVKEVTSKFRELQIPCDAIYLDIDYMEGFRCFTWNKEYFPDPKRMVKELLDDGFKTVAIIDPGIKIDADYNIFREGLEKDYFCKRADGPYMKGKVWPGQCYFPDFTNPEVREWWSGLFKELIEDIGVKGVWNDMNEPAVMEVPNKTFPNDVRHDYDGNPCSHRKAHNIYGMQMARATYQGLKKFAFPKRPFVITRAAYSGTQRYTSSWTGDNVASWEHLWIANVQAQRMSMSGYSFAGSDIGGFAEQPEGELFARWIQLGIFHPFCRVHSSGDHGAQEPWAFGDEITDIVRKFIELRYQLLPYLYTAFWHYFNDGVPILKSMVMYDQKDIQTHYRTDEFVFGDKILVCPILEPNSKGRRMYVPKGDWFNMWNDEVVEGGKEMWVSSDIETMPIFIKSGSVIPKYPVQQYVGEKNIEEVTLDVYFKIGTEKSFLFDDAHDGYDYTKGKYSYRTFKLLGKEKQLIIQQHKSGRYDADYKTFKINFHGLPFEIDKIQIDNEEIDFKKMQVNGDNTLTINKDFNELHIKGVM, from the coding sequence ATGATTACAAATACAGAACTAGAAATAATAGGAAATCAATTTCCTTCAAAAATAGTATCATATGAAAAACATATTGATACCTTCAATTTTTTTACTGAGAATGGTGTTACATTAAAAGTGACAATTTTAAGAGATAGTGTTATACGTTTTAGATATAGCACCACAGGTATTTTTGAAAATGACTTTTCTTATGCTATTACCAAATATGCGAACAGCGGTTATGATATTCTTGAAATTGAAGAAAATGATGACCAGTATGAAATTACCACAGAAAAATTAATATGTCGTATTAAAAAAGAGAATGCTAGAATTTCTTTGTTTGATGCAAAAGACAAGACTTTAATTATTGATGATGAAATTGGTTTTCATTGGGAAGAGAGTTATGAGCATGGAGGTAATGTTGTTAAAATGAGTAAGAAATCTCGTAAAGGAGAAAGCTATTACGGACTTGGAGACAAGCCTACACATTTAAACTTAAAAGGTAAGCGTTTTCAGAATTGGGTTACAGATTCTTATGCTTATGGTAAAGATACCGATCCACTATATAAAGCTATTCCCTTTTTTACAGGGCTACATGCAGGAAAATCATATGGTATTTTCTTTGACAATACCTTTAGATCATACTTTGATTTTGCTCATGAACGTAAAGATGTGATGAGCTTTTGGGCTCAAGGTGGTGAAATGAATTACTACTTTATGTATGGTCCAGAAATGGATAAGGTAGTTGCTAATTATACAGATTTAACAGGAAAGCCACATCAAATGCCTCCTTTATGGTCTTTGGGTTTTCACCAATGTAAATGGAGTTATTATCCTGAAAGTAACGTAAAAGAGGTTACTTCAAAGTTCAGAGAATTACAAATACCATGTGATGCCATTTATTTGGATATCGATTATATGGAAGGTTTCAGGTGTTTTACTTGGAATAAAGAATATTTTCCTGATCCAAAAAGAATGGTAAAAGAGCTATTGGATGATGGTTTTAAAACCGTTGCTATTATTGATCCGGGAATCAAAATTGATGCAGATTATAACATTTTTAGAGAAGGTTTAGAAAAAGATTATTTCTGTAAACGAGCAGATGGTCCTTATATGAAAGGTAAAGTATGGCCTGGTCAGTGTTACTTTCCTGATTTTACCAATCCTGAAGTTAGAGAATGGTGGTCTGGATTATTTAAAGAATTAATAGAAGATATAGGCGTAAAAGGCGTGTGGAATGATATGAATGAGCCCGCTGTTATGGAAGTGCCAAACAAGACCTTTCCTAATGATGTTCGTCATGATTATGATGGAAACCCATGTAGTCATAGAAAAGCCCATAATATTTATGGAATGCAAATGGCGAGAGCAACCTATCAAGGTTTAAAGAAATTTGCTTTTCCAAAAAGACCATTTGTAATTACGAGAGCTGCCTATTCAGGGACACAACGTTATACGAGTTCTTGGACTGGTGATAATGTGGCCTCTTGGGAGCACTTATGGATTGCCAATGTACAAGCTCAACGTATGTCAATGTCAGGGTATTCTTTTGCAGGAAGTGATATTGGTGGATTTGCAGAGCAACCAGAAGGTGAATTATTTGCACGATGGATTCAATTGGGTATTTTTCACCCTTTTTGTAGAGTACATTCTTCAGGTGATCATGGAGCACAAGAACCATGGGCATTTGGTGATGAAATAACCGATATTGTAAGAAAGTTTATAGAGCTACGCTACCAGTTATTACCTTACTTATATACTGCTTTTTGGCATTATTTTAATGATGGTGTTCCAATTTTGAAGTCAATGGTAATGTATGATCAAAAAGATATTCAAACGCATTACAGAACTGATGAGTTTGTATTTGGAGATAAAATATTAGTGTGTCCTATTCTTGAACCAAATTCAAAAGGAAGAAGAATGTATGTTCCTAAAGGTGATTGGTTTAATATGTGGAATGATGAAGTTGTAGAAGGAGGTAAAGAAATGTGGGTGAGTAGTGATATTGAAACAATGCCTATTTTTATAAAATCAGGTTCAGTTATACCAAAATATCCAGTACAACAATATGTAGGTGAAAAAAACATTGAAGAGGTAACTTTAGATGTATACTTTAAAATAGGAACTGAAAAATCTTTCTTATTTGATGATGCTCATGATGGTTACGACTATACCAAAGGAAAATATAGTTATAGAACTTTTAAACTTCTTGGTAAAGAAAAGCAACTTATCATTCAGCAGCATAAATCAGGTAGATATGATGCAGATTATAAAACATTTAAAATAAATTTTCATGGTTTGCCATTCGAAATTGATAAAATACAAATCGATAATGAAGAAATTGATTTTAAAAAGATGCAGGTAAACGGAGATAACACCTTAACCATTAATAAAGATTTTAACGAATTACACATAAAAGGGGTAATGTGA
- the glgB gene encoding 1,4-alpha-glucan branching protein GlgB, which translates to MTKVSTYSQFTDFDIALFKSGKHFKLYEKLGSHIVTVDGVKGTYFAVWAPSAKQVSVIGDFNFWSGEEHPLNVRWDASGIWEGFIPDVGEGSLYKYKIHSNHNGVITEKADPYAKRCEHPPKTASIVWGIDNYKWKDKKWMSYRKDKNGLDRPYSVYEVHLDSWMKSKDNERLTYKELAKKLVPYVKEMNFTHIELMPIMEYPYDPSWGYQLTGYFAPTSRFGTPQEFMYLVDQFHQNDIGVILDWVPSHFPSDDHGLGFFDGSHLYEHPDKRKGYHQDWKSLIFNYERNEVRSFLISNALFWLEKYNIDCLRVDAVASMLYLDYSREEGEWEPNIYGERENLAAVSLLKEFNQAVEDNFDGVITIAEESTAFPGVTRAVKHDGLGFGMKWMMGWMHDTLDYFAKDPIYRQYHQNDITFSLAYAFSENFMLPLSHDEVVYGKNSILGRMPGDEWQRFANLRLLYGYMFTHPGTNLVFMGGEFGQYNEWNFQKSLDWNLLEFEPHKNTQAFFKDLNQFYKNTPALYEKAFSADGFEWISLDDNKNCVLSYIRKGHDKENDTVVVCNFTPKTIEKYNIGLPRKGKIKEIFNSDSEKYGGSGFSNTRQITLKKKKEHNKPYSATIGIPPLGVVIFKYIS; encoded by the coding sequence ATGACCAAAGTATCAACGTATAGCCAATTTACTGATTTTGACATCGCCCTGTTTAAATCAGGTAAACATTTTAAATTATACGAAAAATTAGGCTCTCATATTGTAACAGTAGATGGTGTTAAGGGAACCTATTTTGCAGTATGGGCCCCATCAGCTAAACAAGTTTCTGTTATTGGAGATTTTAATTTTTGGTCAGGAGAAGAACATCCATTAAATGTACGATGGGATGCCTCTGGTATTTGGGAGGGTTTTATACCTGATGTTGGTGAAGGTAGCTTATATAAATACAAAATACACAGTAATCATAACGGTGTCATAACTGAAAAAGCTGATCCATATGCGAAGCGTTGTGAACACCCACCTAAAACAGCTTCTATTGTTTGGGGTATTGATAATTATAAATGGAAAGATAAAAAATGGATGTCTTATCGTAAGGATAAGAATGGTTTAGATAGACCTTATTCTGTTTATGAAGTGCATTTAGATTCTTGGATGAAATCTAAAGATAATGAGCGTTTGACTTATAAGGAATTAGCTAAAAAATTAGTCCCATATGTTAAGGAAATGAACTTTACGCATATTGAGCTAATGCCAATTATGGAATATCCTTATGACCCTTCTTGGGGTTATCAACTAACAGGGTATTTTGCACCTACTTCTCGTTTTGGTACGCCACAAGAGTTTATGTATTTGGTAGATCAATTTCATCAAAATGATATTGGTGTAATTTTAGATTGGGTACCATCGCATTTTCCATCTGACGATCATGGTTTAGGCTTTTTTGACGGATCACATTTATATGAACATCCTGATAAAAGAAAAGGATATCATCAAGATTGGAAAAGTCTTATATTTAATTATGAACGTAATGAAGTACGTTCTTTTCTGATTAGCAATGCCTTATTTTGGTTAGAAAAATACAATATTGATTGCTTACGTGTTGATGCTGTAGCATCTATGTTATATTTAGATTATTCGCGTGAAGAGGGTGAATGGGAGCCAAATATTTATGGTGAAAGAGAAAACTTAGCAGCGGTTTCTTTACTAAAAGAATTTAACCAAGCCGTAGAAGATAATTTTGATGGTGTTATAACCATTGCGGAAGAATCGACTGCTTTTCCTGGAGTAACAAGAGCTGTAAAACACGATGGTCTAGGTTTTGGAATGAAATGGATGATGGGTTGGATGCATGATACATTAGATTATTTTGCCAAAGATCCAATCTATAGACAATATCATCAAAATGATATTACATTTAGTTTAGCTTATGCATTTTCTGAGAACTTTATGTTGCCGCTATCGCATGATGAAGTTGTTTATGGTAAAAATTCTATTTTGGGCCGAATGCCGGGTGATGAATGGCAACGTTTTGCTAATTTAAGATTGCTTTATGGCTATATGTTTACACATCCTGGTACTAATTTAGTGTTCATGGGAGGTGAATTTGGTCAATATAACGAGTGGAATTTTCAGAAAAGTTTAGATTGGAATTTATTAGAGTTTGAACCACATAAAAATACACAAGCATTTTTTAAAGATTTAAATCAATTTTATAAAAATACACCCGCATTATATGAAAAAGCATTTAGTGCTGATGGTTTTGAATGGATAAGTTTAGACGATAATAAAAATTGTGTGCTTTCTTATATTCGTAAAGGGCATGATAAAGAAAATGATACTGTTGTAGTATGTAATTTCACACCTAAAACTATTGAAAAGTACAATATTGGATTGCCAAGAAAAGGTAAAATAAAGGAAATATTTAATAGTGATTCAGAAAAATATGGCGGAAGTGGATTTTCTAATACGAGACAAATCACTTTAAAAAAGAAAAAAGAACATAATAAACCTTATTCTGCTACAATAGGTATTCCACCTTTAGGCGTGGTTATTTTTAAATATATTTCATAA